A genomic segment from Brevundimonas mediterranea encodes:
- a CDS encoding sensor histidine kinase, which translates to MTTAVTAETALLEVRLQIIHNWRLSSLGEMASMVAHEVNQPLSAAINYLAAAETAVKKPGPNTANAPELMAAARAQVKRAADIILRLRALMIHEKRYQARERVAEVIEEIMPILVSHARETKAEVSSRIDPAAYTYCDRVQLQQVILNLARNAMEAPPNGVPRRVEISGRQTSQGYQILVSDNGPGVPADMAGKLFDPLVSSKSGGMGLGLSICRTIVEAHGGVIELVPSALGGAGFAFTLNANVHDLSTQGGASGARKRPKLNPGVAETDDWDRVRAQFVNADEYGCDSLEANRHRG; encoded by the coding sequence ATGACCACCGCCGTCACGGCGGAAACCGCACTTCTGGAAGTGAGGCTCCAGATCATTCACAACTGGCGACTGAGTTCGTTGGGGGAAATGGCCTCCATGGTGGCGCACGAGGTCAATCAGCCCCTGTCTGCGGCCATCAACTATCTGGCCGCCGCAGAGACGGCCGTGAAAAAGCCGGGTCCGAACACGGCGAACGCCCCCGAACTCATGGCGGCGGCGCGAGCCCAGGTGAAACGCGCGGCCGACATCATCCTGCGTCTTCGCGCGTTGATGATCCACGAGAAGCGCTATCAGGCGCGCGAGCGGGTCGCCGAGGTGATCGAAGAGATCATGCCCATTCTCGTCAGCCATGCCCGCGAAACGAAGGCGGAAGTCTCCAGCCGGATCGACCCGGCCGCCTATACCTACTGCGACCGCGTTCAGCTTCAGCAAGTCATCCTCAATCTGGCCCGAAACGCCATGGAGGCGCCCCCGAACGGCGTCCCGCGCAGGGTGGAGATCTCAGGACGGCAGACGTCGCAGGGCTATCAGATTCTCGTCAGCGACAACGGTCCCGGCGTGCCGGCGGACATGGCCGGCAAGCTTTTCGACCCCCTCGTCAGCAGCAAGTCGGGCGGAATGGGACTGGGCCTCTCGATCTGCCGCACGATCGTAGAGGCGCATGGCGGCGTCATAGAACTTGTCCCGAGCGCGCTTGGGGGCGCGGGCTTCGCGTTCACACTGAACGCCAATGTCCACGACCTTTCCACGCAAGGCGGCGCGTCCGGGGCGCGCAAACGCCCCAAGTTGAACCCGGGCGTCGCCGAAACTGACGACTGGGACAGAGTCCGCGCTCAGTTCGTCAACGCGGATGAATACGGATGCGACAGTCTAGAGGCCAATCGACATCGCGGTTGA
- a CDS encoding MarR family winged helix-turn-helix transcriptional regulator: protein MGHRGIITAERLTTVDENAVALIGLDARIQQMDQMLDRLLSDDDLAGPAVQALQIVEAAGRRGLRQCALADSVSLPAGTVSRLVDTLVKGDLVSRRPHPTDRRVTMLALTAAGGRRLDRRRADYGRLAEALTPQAAEALRVVNPLLEVIAETLARSAKSKAA, encoded by the coding sequence ATGGGCCATCGTGGAATCATCACAGCGGAACGTTTGACTACGGTCGATGAGAACGCAGTCGCACTGATCGGTCTGGACGCCCGGATCCAGCAGATGGACCAGATGCTTGATCGTCTTCTGAGCGACGACGACTTGGCCGGACCGGCTGTTCAGGCGCTGCAGATCGTCGAGGCCGCCGGACGTCGAGGTTTGCGGCAATGCGCTCTGGCCGATTCGGTCAGCCTGCCGGCGGGCACGGTCTCGCGCCTGGTCGACACACTCGTCAAAGGCGATCTGGTCAGCCGGAGGCCGCACCCGACCGATCGGCGCGTGACAATGCTGGCGCTCACGGCGGCGGGCGGCCGACGACTGGACCGTCGGCGGGCGGATTACGGCCGGCTCGCCGAAGCCCTCACGCCCCAGGCCGCCGAAGCCCTGCGGGTCGTAAACCCGCTTCTCGAAGTCATAGCTGAAACCCTCGCCCGATCCGCAAAATCAAAGGCTGCCTGA
- a CDS encoding methyl-accepting chemotaxis protein — translation MSENMDLQERLAFLKLDDEARAALADTRPVVEAALSQTLDAFYDQVRATPDVAHFFNSETHISGAKSAQAKHWSLIASGDFTPDYVEGVRRIGRTHARIGLEPRWYIGGYALVLEGLIKAIVKADAGKRSLFGRKDKGDALGAALASVVKAALLDMDFVISLYLEAAEDGRREADEKRALAEAEQIRVVQATAEALTALAEGDLTTRIHADFPGSYARLKADFNTAMTQLDAAMAEISGNTEAMQAGAGEISEAADDLSRRTEQQAATLEETAAALDQITATVKKTAEGATQAATVVETSRVAAEKSKDIVERAVKAMSAIETSAEKISLIIGVIDEIAFQTNLLALNAGVEAARAGEAGRGFAVVASEVRALAQRSADAAKEIKSLITASSVQVKSGVDLVGETGDALSSIVSRVMEIDQLMVEITASTQEQSTALHQVNTAVNQMDQVTQQNAAMVEESTAASHNLTQEGQRLASLVTRFRVTQDGGRRTEQTESRVERPAPRAPARAFRQVGSAALATSAPANEWEEF, via the coding sequence ATGTCGGAAAATATGGATCTTCAGGAACGGCTTGCGTTCCTGAAGCTGGATGATGAGGCGCGCGCCGCTTTGGCCGACACGCGTCCGGTCGTTGAGGCCGCCCTGTCCCAGACCCTCGACGCCTTCTACGATCAGGTGCGCGCGACGCCCGATGTCGCGCATTTCTTCAACAGCGAGACCCATATCTCCGGGGCCAAGAGCGCCCAGGCAAAACACTGGTCCCTGATCGCATCGGGGGACTTCACCCCTGACTATGTCGAGGGCGTCCGACGAATCGGCCGGACCCACGCCCGGATCGGCCTGGAGCCGCGCTGGTACATCGGCGGCTACGCCCTGGTGCTGGAGGGGCTGATCAAGGCCATCGTCAAGGCGGACGCCGGCAAGCGCAGCCTATTCGGCCGCAAGGACAAAGGCGACGCCCTGGGCGCCGCCCTGGCCAGCGTGGTCAAGGCGGCCCTGCTGGACATGGATTTCGTCATCTCGCTTTACCTCGAGGCCGCCGAGGACGGACGGCGGGAGGCGGACGAGAAACGCGCCCTGGCCGAGGCCGAACAGATCCGGGTCGTTCAGGCCACCGCCGAGGCCCTGACCGCCCTGGCCGAGGGGGATCTGACGACACGCATCCATGCGGATTTCCCCGGCAGCTACGCCCGGCTGAAGGCCGACTTCAATACGGCCATGACGCAACTGGACGCAGCCATGGCGGAAATTTCCGGCAATACCGAAGCCATGCAGGCCGGCGCCGGAGAGATCAGCGAGGCCGCCGACGACCTGTCTCGCCGCACCGAGCAGCAGGCGGCCACTCTGGAAGAAACCGCCGCCGCCCTGGATCAGATAACCGCCACGGTGAAGAAGACCGCCGAGGGCGCGACCCAGGCGGCGACCGTCGTCGAGACCTCGCGGGTCGCCGCGGAAAAGTCGAAGGACATCGTCGAACGCGCCGTCAAAGCCATGAGCGCGATCGAAACCTCCGCCGAAAAGATCAGCCTGATCATCGGCGTGATCGACGAGATCGCCTTCCAGACCAATCTTCTGGCCCTGAACGCCGGCGTCGAGGCCGCCCGCGCCGGGGAGGCCGGTCGTGGCTTTGCGGTCGTCGCTTCGGAAGTGCGCGCCTTGGCCCAGCGTTCTGCGGACGCGGCCAAGGAGATCAAGTCCCTGATCACCGCCTCCTCGGTCCAGGTGAAGTCCGGGGTCGATCTGGTCGGCGAGACGGGCGACGCCCTGTCTTCCATCGTCAGCCGCGTGATGGAGATCGACCAACTGATGGTCGAGATCACGGCCTCCACCCAGGAGCAGTCGACCGCCCTTCACCAGGTCAATACGGCGGTGAATCAGATGGACCAGGTCACGCAACAGAACGCGGCCATGGTCGAGGAGTCGACGGCCGCCAGTCATAATCTGACCCAGGAAGGGCAAAGGCTGGCGTCTCTGGTCACCCGGTTCCGGGTCACGCAGGACGGCGGCCGGAGAACGGAGCAGACGGAAAGCCGGGTGGAACGTCCCGCACCCCGCGCCCCGGCACGCGCCTTCCGTCAGGTCGGTTCAGCCGCCCTGGCGACTTCGGCCCCGGCGAACGAATGGGAAGAATTCTGA